In one Gossypium hirsutum isolate 1008001.06 chromosome D09, Gossypium_hirsutum_v2.1, whole genome shotgun sequence genomic region, the following are encoded:
- the LOC107891284 gene encoding probably inactive leucine-rich repeat receptor-like protein kinase At5g06940, translating into MATLCKYPFLLSLCFTFFMFSSASTQEADALLNFKAFIDDPNHSLSSWSNNSGVHHCNWTGITCIPTPSLYVSSIDLQSLNLSGEIPSSICELPYLSHLNLADNLFNQPIPLHLSECSSLETLNLSKNLIWGTIPDQISFDALKVLDLSKNHIEGKIPESIGSLVHLQVLNLGSNLLSGTVPFVFGNFTELAVLDLSQNAYLASAVPTDIGKLEKLEQLFLQRSGFLGEIPESFVGLSNLITLDLSQNNLTGKLPQTLGSSLKNLVSFDVSENKLLGSFPSGICDGKGLQFLSLHTNFFNGSIPESISKCLNLEIFQVQNNGFSGDFPNGLWSLPKVMLVRAENNRFSGELLDSISKAAQLEQVQIDNNSFTGKIPQGLGLVKSLYRFSASLNGFSGEIPPNFCDSPVMSIINLSHNTLSGQIPELRKCRKLVSLSLADNSLTGEIPPSLADLPVLTYLDLSHNQLSGSIAPGLQNLKLALFNVSFNQLSGRVPSSLISGLPASFLEGNPGLCGPGLPNPCSDEHPKHHSSGLTTLTCALISIAFALAMVIVAAGVFVFHRFSKRKSQPGVWRSVFFYPLRLTEHDLVMGMDEKSALGNGGPFGRVYTISLPSGELVAIKKLVNFGTQPSKALKAQVKVLAKMRHKNIVKILGFCHSDESIFLIYEFLQKGSLGDLICRPDFELQWSARLRIATGVAQGLSYLHKGYVPHLIHRNLKSTNILLDADYEPKLTDFAIDRIVGEAPFQSTITSEFAHSCYNAPECRYSKKATEQMDVYSFGVVLLELITGRQAEDIESLDSLDIVKWVRRKVNITNGALQILDPKISSSSSQKEMLRALETALHCTAVMPEKRPSMIEVVKTLESLN; encoded by the exons ATGGCTACACTCTGCAAATACCCTTTTCTTCTCTCCCTCTGCTTCACATTCTTCATGTTTTCCTCAGCTTCAACTCAAGAAGCTGATGCCCTTCTTAATTTCAAGGCTTTCATTGATGACCCTAACCACTCTCTTTCCAGTTGGTCTAATAATTCAGGTGTTCATCACTGTAACTGGACTGGTATTACCTGCATTCCTACTCCTTCACTCTATGTATCCTCCATTGACCTTCAAAGCTTGAATCTTTCTGGTGAAATACCATCTTCAATATGTGAGCTACCCTATTTGTCTCATCTTAACCTTGCTGATAACCTTTTTAATCAGCCTATTCCACTGCACCTCTCTGAGTGCAGTTCCTTGGAGACTTTGAATCTTAGTAAAAATCTCATTTGGGGTACTATCCCAGATCAGATTTCATTTGATGCCTTGAAAGTTCTTGACTTGAGCAAAAATCATATTGAAGGGAAGATTCCTGAGAGTATTGGGTCATTGGTGCATCTTCAAGTGCTCAACTTGGGAAGCAACTTGCTTTCAGGTACTGTTCCTTTTGTGTTTGGCAATTTTACTGAGCTTGCTGTACTTGATTTGTCCCAAAATGCTTACTTGGCAAGTGCGGTTCCTACTGATATCGGAAAGCTTGAGAAGCTTGAGCAGCTATTTTTGCAAAGATCTGGTTTTCTTGGTGAAATCCCTGAATCTTTTGTTGGTTTAAGTAATTTGATCACTTTGGATCTTTCTCAGAACAATCTGACTGGTAAGCTTCCACAAACACTAGGCTCTTCTCTAAAGAACTTGGTGTCTTTTGACGTCTCAGAGAACAAGCTCTTGGGGTCATTTCCAAGTGGCATTTGTGATGGAAAAGGTCTTCAATTCCTCAGTCTCCATACAAATTTCTTCAATGGTTCAATACCTGAGTCCATTTCTAAGTGCTTGAACCTTGAGATTTTTCAAGTTCAAAACAATGGATTCTCAGGTGATTTCCCTAATGGATTATGGTCCTTACCAAAAGTTATGCTGGTCAGAGCAGAAAACAATAGGTTCTCTGGGGAATTGTTAGATTCAATATCAAAGGCTGCTCAGTTGGAGCAAGTTCAGATAGACAATAACAGCTTTACTGGTAAAATACCACAGGGTCTTGGCCTGGTAAAGAGCTTATACAGATTTTCAGCTTCTCTTAATGGTTTTTCTGGTGAAATACCTCCAAACTTTTGTGATTCACCTGTTATGAGCATAATAAATCTTTCCCACAATACCCTGTCAGGTCAGATTCCAGAGCTGAGGAAATGCAGGAAACTGGTTTCCTTGTCTTTAGCAGACAATAGTCTTACTGGAGAAATCCCACCTTCCCTTGCTGACCTACCAGTGCTAACTTACCTTGATCTATCTCATAACCAACTTAGCGGTTCCATTGCACCAGGGTTGCAGAACTTAAAGCTGGCTCTCTTCAACGTATCCTTCAACCAACTCTCTGGTAGGGTCCCATCGTCTCTAATATCAGGCCTACCAGCTTCATTTTTGGAAGGAAATCCTGGACTCTGCGGCCCTGGATTGCCAAATCCTTGCTCCGATGAACACCCGAAACATCATTCTTCTGGTTTGACAACCTTGACATGTGCCCTCATATCTATAGCTTTTGCCTTGGCAATGGTGATTGTTGCTGCTGGCGTGTTTGTGTTTCATAGATTTTCCAAGAGGAAGTCTCAGCCAGGCGTTTGGAGATCAGTTTTCTTCTACCCTCTTAGACTCACCGAGCATGATTTAGTAATGGGGATGGATGAGAAAAGTGCTCTGGGAAATGGTGGTCCTTTTGGTAGGGTTTATACCATAAGTCTACCCAGTGGTGAACTAGTTGCCATAAAGAAACTGGTCAATTTTGGGACCCAACCTTCCAAAGCTTTGAAGGCCCAAGTGAAGGTATTGGCCAAGATGAGGCATAAGAACATTGTTAAAATTCTGGGGTTTTGCCATTCAGATGAATCGATTTTCCTCATTTATGAATTCCTGCAGAAAGGGAGTTTAGGGGATTTGATTTGCAGACCGGATTTTGAGTTGCAATGGAGTGCTAGATTGAGGATTGCAACCGGGGTGGCACAAGGATTGTCATACCTTCACAAGGGTTATGTTCCACATTTGATTCATAGAAATCTCAAGTCAACAAACATTCTTCTCGATGCGGATTATGAACCGAAGCTTACGGATTTTGCAATTGATAGGATAGTTGGAGAAGCTCCATTTCAGTCTACCATTACTTCAGAATTTGCACACTCCTGCTATAATGCACCTG AATGTAGATACAGTAAGAAAGCCACCGAACAGATGGATGTTTATAGCTTTGGGGTGGTGCTCTTAGAGCTCATAACTGGTCGACAAGCTGAAGACATTGAATCCTTGGACTCACTCGATATCGTGAAGTGGGTTCGAAGAAAAGTTAATATTACCAATGGAGCATTACAAATTCTTGACCCTAAGATATCATCAAGTTCTTCCCAGAAGGAAATGCTAAGAGCTCTTGAAACCGCCCTGCACTGCACCGCTGTTATGCCAGAAAAAAGGCCATCGATGATTGAAGTGGTGAAAACACTTGAGTCTCTTAACTAA
- the LOC107891278 gene encoding putative pentatricopeptide repeat-containing protein At3g13770, mitochondrial, with translation MNLLRKLNCLFHYYPKSAPFSSLVSSFTTHQLTLTTFPPDPQIVLTTLSSNGQLKEALIEMAARGLEMKFESYDMLLNACIKKRAFREGQRVHAHMIKTRYLPSVYLRNRLIIFYSKCDRLREARNVLDEMPEKNVVSWTAMISAYSQRGFATEALDLFLEKLRSVTEPNEFTFATVLSSCTGTFGFELGRQIHSLIIKRTLDTHIFVGSSLLDMYAKAGRIHEAREVFESLPERDVVSCTAIISGYAQLGLDAEALELFRRLNLEGMSSNYVTYASVLTALSGLAALDLGKQVHNHVLRCKLPFYVVLQNSLIDMYSKCGNLIYSRRIFDNMPERTVISWNAMLVGYSKHGMGREVVELYKLMRNENKIKPDSVTLLGVLSGCSHGGMENVGLEIFEEMVNGKDGVEPDIEHYGCVVDLLGRAGRVEEAFQFIKKMPFEPTAALWGSLLGACKVHSNIDIGEFVGHRLLEIEPENAGNYVILSNLYASTGRWEDVRMVRDLMLKKAVKKEPGRSWIELDQTLHSFHASDRSHPRREEVFAKMKELSIKFKEAGYVPDLSCVLHDVDEEQKEKILLGHSEKLALTFGLISTSDRAPLRVIKNLRICIDCHNFAKFVSKIYMREVYLRDKNRFHHISMGVCSCGDYW, from the exons ATGAATTTACTTCGAAAGCTGAACTGCCTTTTCCATTACTATCCCAAAAGTGCACCATTTTCATCTTTAGTCAGCTCCTTTACCACTCACCAGCTAACTCTCACTACCTTCCCGCCAGACCCACAAATTGTTTTAACTACCTTATCCTCCAATGGTCAACTGAAAGAAGCTTTGATAGAAATGGCGGCTCGAGGCCTTGAAATGAAGTTTGAAAGCTATGATATGCTATTAAATGCTTGTATAAAGAAAAGGGCATTTAGAGAGGGCCAAAGGGTCCATGCCCATATGATCAAAACAAGATATTTACCGTCTGTTTACCTTCGAAACAGGCTGATCATTTTTTACAGTAAATGTGATCGTTTGAGGGAGGCAAGGAATGTGCTTGATGAAATGCCTGAGAAGAATGTGGTTTCTTGGACTGCCATGATTTCTGCTTATTCTCAAAGAGGGTTTGCCACTGAAGCGTTGGATCTTTTTCTAGAGAAGTTAAGATCAG TTACTGAACCGAATGAATTCACCTTTGCCACTGTACTATCTTCTTGTACGGGGACTTTTGGTTTTGAGCTGGGAAGGCAAATCCACTCCCTTATAATCAAGAGAACTCTTGACACCCATATATTTGTTGGGAGCTCACTTCTTGACATGTATGCCAAAGCTGGTAGAATTCATGAAGCTAGAGAGGTTTTCGAAAGCCTGCCGGAAAGGGATGTTGTTTCATGCACTGCCATAATTTCAGGGTATGCTCAATTAGGGTTAGATGCAGAGGCACTAGAATTATTCCGAAGATTGAATTTAGAAGGAATGAGTTCAAATTATGTTACTTATGCTAGTGTTCTAACTGCATTATCTGGGCTTGCAGCATTAGATCTTGGTAAGCAAGTTCACAACCATGTACTGCGATGTAAACTTCCCTTCTATGTGGTACTTCAGAACTCTTTGATCGATATGTACTCAAAGTGTGGGAACCTCATTTACTCGAGAAGGATATTTGATAACATGCCTGAGAGAACTGTTATTTCATGGAATGCAATGCTTGTGGGGTACAGCAAACATGGAATGGGAAGAGAGGTAGTGGAGCTTTACAAATTGatgagaaatgaaaataaaataaaacctgaCAGTGTCACTCTGCTGGGTGTTTTATCTGGTTGCAGCCATGGAGGGATGGAAAATGTGGGATTGGAAATCTTTGAGGAAATGGTGAATGGGAAAGATGGGGTCGAGCCTGACATTGAGCACTACGGGTGCGTTGTAGATTTGCTTGGGCGTGCTGGTAGAGTAGAAGAGGCTTTCCAATTTATCAAAAAGATGCCTTTTGAACCAACTGCTGCTTTGTGGGGTTCACTTCTAGGTGCTTGTAAGGTTCACTCAAACATCGACATTGGTGAATTTGTAGGGCATCGACTGCTAGAAATTGAGCCCGAGAATGCAGGGAACTATGTTATTCTATCAAATTTATATGCTTCTACGGGGAGATGGGAAGATGTTAGAATGGTGAGAGATTTGATGTTGAAGAAAGCTGTGAAGAAAGAGCCAGGAAGAAGTTGGATTGAGCTTGACCAAACCCTTCATTCCTTCCATGCAAGTGATCGTTCGCATCCAAGAAGGGAAGAGGTGTTCGCAAAGATGAAAGAgttatcaataaaattcaagGAAGCCGGATACGTTCCTGATTTAAGTTGTGTTTTACATGATGTGGATGAGGAGCAGAAGGAGAAGATACTCCTAGGCCACAGTGAGAAATTGGCATTGACTTTTGGGTTGATTTCAACCTCTGATAGAGCCCCACTCCGTGTGATTAAAAACCTCCGGATTTGCATTGATTGCCATAACTTTGCTAAGTTTGTTTCTAAGATTTATATGAGAGAAGTGTACCTGAGGGACAAGAACCGGTTCCACCATATTTCCATGGGAGTTTGCTCCTGCGGAGACTACTGGTGA
- the LOC121220769 gene encoding AP2-like ethylene-responsive transcription factor BBM, translated as MSSQNIDEKLYSSLSPIVSYPLATDDDSNTEFLQNHDLFPMPHHQTCSLLSPDMTSSPFPMELEVEEMSILGSNNTESSSVQRKNKQAQETQLRFDKGNNNNENTRDGISQGRSPCGFSVREAQVTEELAVYIGGYDDEVSAARPYDLAALKLWGELAPLNFPISNYESDLVEMKLYTKHEYFRNIRRKSRGFSKGVSIYRGVSRNSDFKKWQARIGKGKDIKGIYLGTFDTEEEAARAYDVAAIRLKGANAITNFDINEYDLNDILQSSKLPIGKGASKLLQKSSIEDVIRKKRCVSDRNSLVYDEEDDSCTPNSNPDMNRIISSSLLFGFQNPDEFQASPTQIQCFNSFGNYMSTDGNPSFNFNVEYPFNVNSDGNFTISGAAENYFGEMQPFEFSHNLSALEKLHQSSTFPFLHPYHQNPVEFPENLASNSLGNCVGTNREFIGSLQGLLTLQGQDSLKYLDQPEDVTTQNLPQNPINFQTNRVPVYPWSSSYNAEASSYGIFKEVPSTKENENDSTGGNDE; from the exons ATGAGTTCACAAAACATTGATGAAAAGCTGTATAGTTCCCTCAGTCCAATAGTCTCCTATCCTTTGGCAACAGATGACGATTCTAATACAGAATTCCTCCAAAACCATGACCTATTCCCAATGCCACACCATCAAACTTGTTCTTTGCTGTCTCCAGACATGACAAGTTCTCCCTTTCCTATGGAGCTTGAGGTTGAGGAAATGAGTATCCTCGGAAGCAATAACACTGAGTCCAGCAGTGTCCAAAGGAAGAACAAACAGGCACAAGAAACACAGTTAAGATT TGATAAgggcaataataataatgaaaatacaAGAGACGGCATCAGCCAAGGCAGGAGCCCCTGCGGATTTTCGGTGCGAGAAGCTCAAGTTACCGAGGAGTTAGCAG TTTATATAG GTGGATATGATGATGAAGTATCGGCAGCAAGGCCTTACGATTTAGCTGCTCTGAAATTATGGGGTGAACTTGCGCCGCTGAATTTCCCA ATTAGTAACTATGAGTCGGATTTGGTTGAGATGAAGCTCTATACCAAACATGAATATTTTCGCAACATTAGAAG AAAAAGTAGGGGATTCTCAAAGGGTGTATCCATTTATCGTGGGGTCTCTAG GAACTCGGATTTCAAGAAATGGCAAGCAAGGATTGGGAAAGGGAAAGATATCAAAGGAATTTACCTAGGAACATTTG ATACTGAAGAGGAAGCAGCTAGGGCTTACGATGTTGCTGCCATTAGGTTGAAAGGTGCAAATGCGATTACAAATTTCGATATAAATGAGTATGATCTGAATGACATTCTTCAAAGTTCGAAGCTACCAATTGGCAAGGGTGCTTCTAAGCTATTGCAGAAATCTTCTATCGAAGATGTTATTAGAAAGAAAAGATGTGTCAGTGACAGAAActccttggtatatgatgaagaagatgattcaTGCACCCCCAATTCCAACCCGGACATGAACCGAATCATTAGTTCCTCTCTTCTTTTTGGCTTCCAGAACCCTGATGAGTTTCAGGCTAGTCCTACTCAAATTCAATGCTTCAACAGCTTTGGAAATTATATGAGCACTGATGGAAATCCAAGCTTTAATTTCAACGTGGAGTATCCTTTTAATGTGAATTCGGACGGTAACTTTACAATTTCAGGGGCTGCTGAAAATTACTTTGGTGAAATGCAGCCTTTTGAGTTCTCACACAACTTATCAGCCCTGGAGAAGCTGCATCAAAGTTCAACCTTCCCCTTTCTACATCCTTATCATCAAAACCCTGTTGAGTTTCCAGAAAATCTTGCCAGCAATAGCTTGGGAAATTGTGTGGGGACTAACAGGGAGTTTATAGGTAGCCTTCAGGGCCTGTTAACTCTACAAGGACAAGATTCTCTCAAATACTTGGACCAGCCTGAAGATGTTACCACCCAGAACCTCCCTCAAAACCCCATTAATTTTCAAACAAATCGGGTACCGGTCTATCCATGGAGCAGCAGCTACAATGCAGAAGCTTCAAGTTATGGGATTTTCAAGGAGGTTCCAAGCACAAAGGAGAATGAGAATGATTCCACAGGAGGCAACGATGAGTAG
- the LOC107891283 gene encoding uncharacterized protein, with protein sequence MKDTGNKRRNSANVQSKHPGRTDRRNNKPNQQNGGKTLKAKEAESKALKARSDPNSKVSDSNVGSEPIEVYENVIVHYVDDVNKSEETSPNPNGNKMATKLKKAEILDDCSSDIEGETTQQKEEESDSETIKDSASSLGDSLTAEDEREEGVLRASNGVHDNNLKDGSSHGSRMGSELETNKSHLKALNNTPKKSAKSNGVPHKNATKSSVEETLKVSPKSSSESSEGSNARHAEELKEVDVLDETPNGNKSFASDNEPVDAEDKFQVENEAALNEKINEMETRIEKLKAELREVAALEISLYSVVPEHGSSAHKLHTPARRLSRLYIHACKHWEQNKRATIAKNTVSGLILTAKSCGNDVSRLTFWLSNTIVLREIISQAFGNSRNSNPLARLPELNGSNKRSEVKPSTLKWKGGVGSKQVNSFMPLVDDWQETGTFTNALEKVESWIFSRIVESVWWQALTPYMQTPLEGSPVSKTIGKLLGPALGDQQQGSFSINLWINAFQDAFQRLCPVRAGGHECGCLPVIARLVMEQCVARLDVAMFNAILRESAHEIPTDPISDPIVDSRVLPIPAGDLSFGSGAQLKNAVGNWCRWLTDMFGMDSDDNLNEDQCSSQDDFRKNGDGESKSFLFLNSLSDLLMLPKDMLMDRSIREELCPSIDLPLVKRILCNFTPDEFCPDPVPGAVLEALNAETIVERRLSGDPARSFPYTAALVVYTPPSSADVAEKVVEAGGKSPLSRNASVVQRKGYTSDEELEELNSPLSSIIEKFPLSPTIVTNGGVNGNHEHAGYGGINARYKLLHEVWSV encoded by the exons ATGAAAGACACTGGGAACAAGAGGAGAAATTCAGCTAATGTCCAATCAAAGCACCCAGGAAGAACTGATAGGAGAAATAATAAACCTAATCAACAGAATGGTGGCAAGACTTTGAAGGCGAAAGAAGCTGAATCCAAAGCTTTAAAAGCTAGATCAGACCCTAATTCTAAAGTAAGTGATTCCAATGTGGGCTCTGAGCCCATCGAAGTTTATGAGAATGTGATTGTACATTATGTGGATGATGTTAACAAGTCTGAAGAAACATCTCCTAATCCAAATGGTAATAAAATGGCCACTAAATTAAAAAAGGCCGAAATTTTAGACGATTGCTCCAGTGATATAGAGGGAGAAACAACTCAGCAAAAGGAAGAAGAATCAGACTCTGAGACTATAAAAGATTCAGCATCATCTCTGGGAGATTCCTTGACAGCTGAGGATGAGAGAGAAGAGGGTGTTCTGAGAGCTTCTAATGGTGTTCACGATAACAACCTCAAAGATGGCTCTTCCCATGGTTCCAGAATGGGATCTGAACTTGAAACTAATAAATCACATTTAAAGGCATTGAATAATACTCCAAAGAAATCTGCAAAATCTAATGGAGTCCCCCATAAGAATGCTACCAAAAGTTCTGTAGAAGAAACCTTGAAAGTTTCTCCTAAATCTTCATCTGAGTCTTCAGAAGGATCTAATGCCAGGCATGCTGAAGAGTTAAAAGAAGTTGATGTCTTGGATGAGACACCAAACGGCAATAAAAGTTTTGCAAGTGACAATGAGCCTGTTGATGCTGAAGACAAATTTCAAGTTGAAAATGAGGCAGCTTTAAATGAAAAGATTAATGAGATGGAGACAAGAATTGAGAAACTTAAAGCAGAGCTGAGAGAAGTAGCTGCTCTGGAAATTTCTCTCTATTCTGTTGTTCCAGAGCATGGGAGCTCAGCACATAAGCTGCATACACCTGCTCGACGTCTTTCTAGACTCTATATACATGCTTGCAAGCATTGGGAACAAAACAAGCGAGCCACAATTGCTAAAAACACAGTGTCTGGGCTTATTTTGACTGCAAAATCTTGTGGTAATGATGTTTCAAG GTTAACCTTCTGGTTATCAAACACCATAGTGCTGAGGGAGATCATCTCTCAAGCATTTGGCAATTCACGCAACTCAAACCCACTTGCACGGCTCCCTGAGTTAAATGGCAGTAACAAAAGGAGTGAAGTAAAGCCGTCAACTCTAAAATGGAAAGGTGGTGTTGGTAGTAAACAAGTAAACAGTTTTATGCCGCTTGTTGATGATTGGCAAGAGACTGGAACCTTCACTAATGCACTAGAAAAAGTGGAATCTTGGATATTCTCTCGAATAGTTGAGTCAGTATGGTGGCAG GCTCTTACTCCATATATGCAAACTCCTCTTGAGGGTTCACCTGTCAGCAAAACAATTGGAAAGTTGTTGGGGCCAGCCTTAGGAGATCAACAACAAGGAAGTTTCTCTATCAACTTATGGATAAATGCTTTCCAAGATGCTTTTCAACGACTTTGTCCTGTAAGAGCAGGTGGTCATGAGTGTGGTTGCTTGCCAGTTATTGCAAGATTG GTTATGGAGCAGTGTGTTGCAAGGCTAGATGTAGCAATGTTCAATGCTATTTTGAGGGAGTCCGCCCATGAGATTCCAACAGATCCTATATCTGATCCTATTGTAGATTCAAGGGTTCTGCCTATTCCCGCTGGAGATCTTAGCTTCGGATCTGGTGCACAACTCAAAAATGCT GTTGGTAATTGGTGTAGATGGCTGACTGATATGTTTGGCATGGATAGTGATGATAATTTAAATGAAGATCAATGTTCCAGTCAAGATGATTTCAGAAAAAATGGAGACGGAGAATctaaatctttcctttttcttaattCCCTGAGTGATCTTCTAATGCTTCCAAAGGACATGCTAATGGACCGTTCAATCAGAGAGGAG CTGTGCCCATCAATAGATCTTCCGTTGGTTAAACGCATTCTCTGCAACTTCACTCCAGATGAATTTTGTCCAGATCCTGTTCCAGGAGCTGTATTGGAAGCCTTGAATGCTGAG ACTATTGTTGAGCGGAGGTTATCAGGGGACCCAGCCAGAAGTTTCCCTTATACAGCTGCCCTCGTTGTCTATACTCCTCCATCCTCAGCAGATGTGGCTGAAAAAGTTGTGGAGGCAGGAGGGAAGTCGCCACTGTCTAGGAATGCGTCAGTGGTACAGAGGAAAGGGTATACCAGTGACGAGGAACTGGAGGAATTGAATTCTCCACTTTCATCAATAATTGAGAAATTTCCATTGTCACCAACAATTGTTACCAATGGAGGAGTGAATGGAAACCATGAACATGCAGGCTATGGTGGTATAAATGCAAGATACAAACTCCTTCACGAGGTATGGTCCGTGTGA